From a single Ischnura elegans chromosome 7, ioIscEleg1.1, whole genome shotgun sequence genomic region:
- the LOC124161903 gene encoding uncharacterized protein LOC124161903 has protein sequence MSNYVGSLLNWSGVRNKRAMATLKNLLSVLKGNLDFLMVSVVETIDSSICTELHCNILFVITCFRCCMPGQYGSLDDANFKREICQWLSQAYRIKDGRKTNEAEPEEHEGAYADLTEEVAEDTVFPRRNEKSLCHHLDVIFKSWLGSHGDLKMVP, from the exons ATGAGCAATTATGTAGGCTCATTACTTAACTGGAGTGGAGTGAGAAACAAGAGAGCAATGGCAAcactcaaaaatttgttatcagTTCTTAAAGGCAACCTTGACTTTCTTATGGTTTCAGTAGTAGAAACAATTGATAGTTCAATATGTACTGAGTTGCACTGTAATATATTGTTTGTGATTACATGTTTCAGATGCTGCATGCCAGGTCAGTATGGAAGCCTTGATGATGCCAACTTCAAAAGAGAAATTTGCCAATGGCTTAGCCAGGCATATAGGATAAAGGATGGCAGGAAGACCAATGAAGCAGAGCCGGAAGAACATGAGGGAGCTTATGCTGACCTCACTGAG GAAGTGGCAGAAGATACAGTCTTcccaaggaggaatgaaaagtcattatgccatcatcttgatgtcattttcaagtcatggcttggtagtcacggtgacctcaaaatggtcccttga